A genomic region of Leptospira mtsangambouensis contains the following coding sequences:
- a CDS encoding porin: MLDQLSLCLKIIRIFVSISKTTCYVLFFLCFGIISPQEADEGKFSNNSDNKESSLKQKSLPNLIQVGGFIDTYYLYNRNLPKDTERSFATQAVRNNEFNINLAYLEAKVEEKKYRGRVAFQWGTSVNANYSGEITTEKYSNQNSVKNIQEAYVGIKIGKVTWLDAGIFFGNIGHESWISQNNVNYTRAFALDYVPYYSSGVRLIHHFTDKLSGQVQVLNGWQNITDNNKDKSFGSQIKYLFCPNLILTLNQFVGNEAPNNERKQMRYYQNTILEWVLSDDISIVGQFDIGAQKAKERFVYEPWLATYDPSLGEYRETSSNVYRQWYHGTFWVSYKLTPDYRLSFRIERFYDPKQVMVNTGTRNGFMSNGYTMTFDILSYDPGLLRFEYVYRRSADSVFAYHNSSTSKKEDFFLVAFSIKFE; the protein is encoded by the coding sequence ATGTTAGATCAATTAAGTTTATGTTTAAAAATCATAAGGATATTTGTTAGTATTTCTAAAACAACTTGCTATGTTTTGTTTTTTTTATGTTTTGGGATTATTTCTCCACAGGAAGCAGACGAAGGTAAGTTCTCTAATAATTCGGATAACAAAGAATCCTCTTTGAAACAAAAGTCTTTGCCAAACTTGATCCAAGTTGGAGGGTTCATTGATACTTATTATTTATACAATCGAAATTTGCCAAAGGATACCGAAAGAAGTTTTGCTACGCAGGCAGTTAGAAATAATGAATTTAATATTAATTTGGCATATTTAGAGGCAAAAGTAGAAGAGAAAAAATACCGAGGAAGAGTTGCATTCCAGTGGGGAACATCAGTGAACGCAAATTATTCGGGGGAAATTACGACAGAAAAATACTCCAATCAAAACTCGGTAAAAAATATCCAAGAAGCATATGTTGGAATTAAAATAGGGAAAGTTACATGGTTGGATGCAGGGATTTTTTTTGGAAATATCGGACATGAATCTTGGATATCACAGAACAACGTGAATTATACTCGAGCTTTTGCTTTAGATTACGTTCCTTATTATTCTTCGGGCGTACGATTGATCCATCACTTCACAGACAAATTAAGTGGACAAGTTCAAGTTTTGAATGGATGGCAAAACATTACTGATAATAATAAGGACAAATCATTCGGAAGTCAGATCAAATATTTATTTTGTCCTAATCTCATTCTAACTCTTAATCAATTTGTCGGAAATGAAGCACCAAATAATGAAAGAAAACAAATGCGTTATTATCAGAATACAATTTTGGAGTGGGTATTGTCTGATGATATTAGTATAGTAGGTCAGTTTGATATAGGTGCTCAGAAAGCAAAAGAACGATTTGTCTACGAACCTTGGTTGGCTACATATGATCCAAGTTTGGGGGAATACCGTGAAACTTCATCGAATGTATATAGGCAGTGGTATCATGGAACCTTTTGGGTTAGTTATAAATTAACACCTGATTATCGTTTGAGCTTCAGAATAGAGCGTTTTTATGATCCGAAACAAGTTATGGTTAACACGGGTACCCGGAATGGTTTTATGTCAAACGGTTACACGATGACTTTTGACATCCTTTCTTATGATCCAGGTTTACTTCGATTTGAATATGTGTATCGAAGGTCAGCAGATTCTGTTTTCGCATATCACAACTCGTCAACGTCTAAGAAGGAAGATTTTTTCCTTGTGGCATTTTCTATTAAGTTTGAATAG
- a CDS encoding response regulator: protein MKDLILLVDDDGAIRKMLRIALEAKGYRTLEAISRKEAVESIALNSPKLVLLDLQLPDGTGLEVIKEVRTFSEVPFIVLSVMSSEEDKITLLDSGADDYITKPFSMGELLARIRTALRRLPIEETPTNWEKEGLVVDFVNYQVIKNQTQVRLTPTEFQILTFLIKNAGKVITHDVLIKKIWGDQALNEMNSLRVHITQLRKKIEDFPGDPTYLMTEPGIGYRWVT, encoded by the coding sequence TTGAAGGATTTGATTCTTTTAGTCGATGACGACGGTGCCATCCGAAAGATGCTACGTATCGCACTGGAAGCAAAGGGGTATCGGACCTTGGAGGCGATCTCTCGAAAAGAAGCAGTTGAATCCATTGCACTCAATTCTCCAAAATTGGTTTTACTCGACTTACAACTTCCAGATGGAACTGGACTTGAGGTAATCAAAGAAGTCCGTACATTTTCCGAAGTCCCTTTTATTGTATTATCAGTAATGAGTTCAGAGGAAGATAAGATCACTTTACTTGATTCAGGTGCAGATGACTATATTACAAAGCCATTTAGTATGGGAGAGTTGCTCGCAAGGATTCGAACCGCTTTGCGTAGGTTACCCATCGAAGAAACACCTACCAATTGGGAAAAAGAAGGTTTGGTTGTTGATTTTGTAAACTATCAAGTCATTAAAAATCAGACTCAGGTTCGGTTGACTCCAACGGAATTTCAGATCCTAACTTTTTTAATTAAAAATGCAGGGAAAGTCATAACTCATGATGTTCTGATTAAAAAGATTTGGGGTGACCAAGCATTAAATGAAATGAATTCACTCAGAGTTCATATCACCCAACTACGTAAGAAAATTGAAGATTTTCCTGGCGACCCAACATACTTAATGACGGAGCCTGGTATTGGTTATCGTTGGGTGACCTAA